The genomic DNA AATGCCTTCCTCAAGTTCGTCTGGGCGCACCGGCTGTTTGGCTACACCTCGGTGGTGATGGGGGCGATTCCGAATGATCAGGATGATCCCTCCACCTACCCGCGTGCCGCCAAGGCTGCCGAGATCAACATCGCCGCCGCCAAGAGCTTCAATCGCGGGATGCGGTCGATCTACTTTGCGCTGGGGGCCCTTGGCTGGCTGGTGGGGCCGTGGGGGCTTGGGCTGGGCGCGGTGGTGACTTCGGTGGTGATCTGGCGCCGGGAGTTCTGGAGCCAGTCGCGCGAAGTGCTGATGCAGCCCGACAACTGACTGGCCCGGTCGCTAACAGCCATGTGAGTGCGCTGCAGCGTCATCTATGCCATGCTGCGCCACATGCGCTGGATTGCTCTTACCCTCTTCGCCCTTCCCGCCCATGCCGACCCTGCCGTTGTTGAGGCGGTCACGGCCACGCCATCGGGCAGGGCCTGGCGCTTTGAAGTGACGCTCAGCCACGGCGATACGGGCTGGGAAGATTATGCCAACGGCTGGCGCGTGACGAATGAAACCGGAAAGGTGCTTGGCACCCGCGTGTTGGCGCATCCGCATGTGGATGAGCAGCCCTTCACTCGCGGCCTCGGTGGCGTGAGGATTCCGCAAGGGGTGACTCGCGTGTGGATCGAAACGAGCACCCTCCCCGAAGGCTGGGATGGGGCGCGGTATCAGGTGGATCTGCGTTAGGCGGGTGGTGGGTTGGCCCCCACACCACAGTGGGCGCCACCCAGTGGGCGCGGGCTGTAGCCTCAGGCCGCTTTCGCGCCGCGCCGCCCTTCCACCAGCCATGCGCCAAGTGTCAGCAGCGCCGCCAGCACGAGGAACAGCAGCGGGTTCACCAGCGGAATCACCGTGACATCTGCCGTAACATAGGCCCCGCGCGGGTTTATCCCGATCCAGCCCCGGCCCGAGGCCACCCGGCCTTCGCGCACTTCGCGGATCGCCGGGGTGCCCTCTTCCAACGGCATTACCCCACCACGCCGAGCGTCGACCGCCGGTTCCACAACAGCGCCGGTTGCGATTGTCTCTTCAAATTCCTTGGGCGCTGACGGGCCAAGCGCGACCACGGCTGTCTTGTCGCCCTCGGCGAGCCGGTAGAGGCCAAGGTCGGGGCCTTCGAACACGCCCTGATAGAGCCCGGGCGACACCTCTGTAAGCGGCACCACATGCACCGTGCCATCGGGGGCCGTCACCTCCACCTCGGAGGGCGCATCCCCGAGCGTGCGGCGGGTGATTGTCATCTCCTGGCCTACGGCTTCGGCTGTCAGGCTCTCTTCTTCGAGATCCGGCTCTTTCATCATCCAATGCGCCAGCCGCCGCAGAAGCTCCAGCTGCGGGCCGCCGCCCTCGAAACCGCGCGACCAGAGCCATGCGTGATCGGAGGCCATCAGCGCCACCCGGCCCTCGCCGTGGCGTTGGAGCACCAGCAACGGGCGCTCTTCCAGCCCCGACATCACCACCTGTCCACCGTTCTCGCCGGGCGCTGGGATAAGATCGACAAGGCGGAACCAGCGGCCCCAGCCCGGCACGCCCTCTTCCTCGGAGGGGTAGAGCGCTTCGAGGCCCTCGGTCACCGGGTGCTTCTCGCCCAGCTCGGTCACCTCGGGCAGGTAGCCCTCTTCCAGCACGCGGGCCGAGGGCGAGGCAGGCATGATGTCGCCCAGCGGCGAGCGGTAGATGCTGTCGGCGCTGGCAAAATCCGGCCCCGCCGCCACCAGCACAGCGCCGCCCCGCTCGACGTAATCGCGGATGTTGTCGAGGTATAGCGTGGGCAGGATACCGCGTCGCTTGTAGCGGTCGAAGATGATCAGGTCGAATTCGTCGATCTTCTCGATGAAGAGCTCGCGGGTGGGGAAGGCGATGAGCGACAGCTCACTCACTGGCACGCCGTCCTGCTTCTCGGGCGGGCGGAGGATGGTGAAATGCACGAGGTCGACCGAGCTGTCGGATTTCAGCAGGTTGCGCCATGTCCGCTCGCCGGGGTGCGGCTCGCCGCTGACCAAGAGCACCCGCAGGCGATCACGCACGCCGTTGATCTGCACCACGGCGGCGTTGTTGCGGTCGGTCAGCTCGCCCTCTGCCGTCGGGGTGATGAACTGGATCACGTTCTTGCCACCGTGGGAGAGCGTCACGGGCAGCGTCAGCTCCTCGCCCACCGGCACATCGTAGGTGCGCGGCTCCTCGCCATCCACGGCGATGGAGAGCGGCACGGTGGCGCCGCGCCCCGCCCCCGAAGGCAGATCGCCCTGGTCTTCGATCATCAGGGTCAGGGTGATTTCCTCGCCGAGGATGCCGAAAGCGGGGGCGTTCTGCACCACGAGGCGGCGATCCCAGTCGGTGCTGTGACCGGTCATCAGCAGGTGCAGGGGCGCGGGCAGATCGGGCGTGCGCTCCATGTCGTGCACCCGCCCGTCAGAGATGAGGATGGCCCCGGCCACCCGCGCGCGCGGCTCTTCGGCCAGCGCCTCTGAGAGGGCGGCCATGGCGCGCGTGCCTTCGTCGCCCTCGCCATCGCCCACCACGGCCACGCGGGCCTCGGTGTTGGGCATCGCGGCGATCTGCGCCAGCACCCGGCCCAGGGCGGCCTGGGTCTGCTCGGCGCGGTCCGAGAGGCCCTGCGACGAGCTTTCATCCACCACTACCAGCACGATATCCGAAAGCGGGTTGCGCTCTTCCTGTTGTAGCGAGGGGTTGGCCAATGCCACCAGAAGGGCCGCAGCGGCGAGCGCCCGCAGCCACCAGCCCGCCAGCCCGCGCCAGATGGCGAGCGCGATGAACAGCACGGCCAGCGCGATTGCGGCATAGAGCGCGATCCATGGCAGGTGCGGATCGAAGATGATGCTGTCGGCGTTCATCATTGGCCCAGCCTGTCGAGCAGGGCCGGCACGTGGACCTGGTCGGATTTGTAGTTGCCGGTGAGCACATGCATGATCAGGTTCACCCCGAAGCGATAGGCGATTTCACGTTGCTGCTCGCCCGCGTAGCCGCGCCCCACGGGGAACATCGCCGCGCCGTTGTTTTCCACCGCCCAGGCCGCGGCCCAATCGTTGCCGCCGATCACCACCGGCGTCACCCCGTCATTGAGATTGCGGAAGGGCATGCCCTCCACCACCTCGGCATCGGGCGGGGCGGCCTCGACCCAGACATCGCGGCTGGCCCAGCGGCCGGGAAAATCCTGCAGCAGGTAGAAGGTGCGGGTCAGCACATGGTCCTGCGGGATCGGCTCCAGCGGCGGCACATCGAGCGGGGCGGCCAGCTCTTGCAGCTTGCGGCCCTCGGGCGTGGCCGCGCCGAAGCCGCCGATATCGGCATCGCGGGTGTCAAACAGGATCATCCCGCCGGTGCGCAGGTAGCGGTTGAGCTTGGCATAGGCCTCGGCGGAGGGGATCGGCTGGTTGGGGCTGACCGGCCAGTAGAGGAAGGGGAAGAAGGCCAGCTCATCGGTTTCGAGGTTCACCGCTATGGGTTCGGCGGGTTCGATGGAGGTGCGGCGGAAGAGCGTGTCAGAGAGGCCAGTGAGCCCGGCGTGGGCCACCTCGTCGAGCCGGGGATCGCCGGTGATGACATGGGCCAGCACGACCTCGGTTGTGGCGTCCAGCGCAAAGATTTCGGCGGCCTCGTCGGTCTGGGCCTGCGCGCCATCGGGCGTGGCTGCGACGAGCGCAGCGATAAGCAGCGCGCCCGCCGCCGAAGAGCGCCGCGCAATGCCCTTGGCGCGGGGGGCGAAGAGGCGGCCGCCGAGCCAGAGCGAGGCGATGATATCGAGCGCCAGCGCCACCAGGGCGGCCGTGAGCACGAAGCCTTTCAGCGCCGTCTCCCGGCTCACCGCCAGCCCCTCGACGGGGATGCGGGCGGGCCATGTGACGGGCTCCAGCGTGGCGGTGTCACCCAGCACGTTGAGCGCGATCAACCGGTCTTCCCCCGCATAGAGCCCGGGGCGCAGCGCGGGGCCGATTGGCGCGTCACCGGCCAGCGCCGCGCCAAGGTCTGCGCCGTCAACGCCCGCCAGCGTGCCTGCATCCTGAACCATGCCAAAGCCATCGAGCACCCGTTCCGGGGTCCATACGGTGCCCTCCAGCTCGCTGGCCTCCGGGGTTGCGGGCCGGGTGGAGATCGCCAGCCGTTCGAGCATCTGGACGAAGAGGCCGGAGAGCGGCAGCGAGGACCATTCGGCATTGGCCGTCACATGAAACAGCACCACAGAGCCCTGACCGATCCGCTTGCGTGTTACCAGTGGCGTGCCATCGGCCAGCGCGGCAATCACCCGGTCGGCGAGGTCCGGGTCGGGCTGGGCCATGACCTGCGCCGTCACCGTGACGTCATCCGGCAGGCCGAGGCCATAGAAGGGCGAATTTTCGGGGAAGGGGCGCAGGGCCTTGGGCTCGCCCCAGCTCATCGCGCCGCCTACCGAGCGCCCGCCTTCCCGCAGCCGCACCGGCATCAGCGGGTCTTCATCGCGGCGGCTGAGATCGGAGGCCGCAAGCTGCGGCCCGGCGAAGCGTAGCAGCATGCCGCCCTCTTCGACCCACTCCAGCAGATCGTCCTTTTCGGCCTGCGGCAGATCGGCGACATCGGCAAAGACGATGGCATCGGGGTTGGCGAGGAGGATATCGGGCAGCGTGCCTTCCACGAGGTCAGCCGTCGGCTCCAGCGCACGTTGCAGGTAGTGCAGTGGCGAGAGCAGCTCCAGCCCTTCGCGGTCTTCGCGGCCCGCAATGAGGGCGACCTCGCGGCGGCGCAGCCCGTCATCGGTGAGGCTCACGGCCCCTGCCCCGCGTGCGGCCTGAAGCTCAAAGCGGGTGATCCGGTTGCGCAGCTCGGCGGGCAGCACGAGGGCCACCTCGGCCTCGGTGGCCTCCGCCTCAAACGCCGCCTCGGCGCGGGCCAGCACCCGCTCGGTGCCCGAAGGATCGCGGCCATAGGCCAGCACCGTGGCGGTTTGCGCGGCGGTCTCGTCCGGGCGCAACACGGTCAGCCGCACTTGCCCATCCTCAAACCGGGCCGGGCGCAGGCCGAGGGGGCGGCGCGGGCTTTCAAACACCGTCACCGGGCCCTTGTCTTCAAAGGCAGCGAGAACATCGGCCCGGCCCTCGTGGGCGAGGCCATCGGAGAGCCAATAGGTCTCAAACCCCTCGCCGAGGCTTTCCACCCACGCCACCGCATCGCCGCTTTCGGGCGTCCATGCCATCGGCTCCAGCCCGGCAAGGCGCGGGCCCCATGCGGCGGCGGCGAGCATCGGCAGCTCGCCCGGAGCAGGCAGCGCGGTGAGCGAGACCACGGCCACCGGCCGGTCAGTCGCCGCGGCATCGGCCAGCAGCCCCTCGATCCGGGCCATGCGCCCCGGCCAGTCGCGGGCATCGGCCCAGCCGCCATCGAGCGCGATCAGCAGCGGGCCGGTGCCCTCGCGGCGCTCTTCGGGGTTCAGCACCGGGCCAGCAAAGCCGATGATAATTGCGGCGACCGCAAGCATCCGCAGCAGCAGCAGCCACCACGGCGTGCGGTCGGTCTGGCTATCCTCGTCCTCCAGCCCCAGCAGCAGCGCCACGCCGGGAAAGCGGCGGCGGATCGGCGCGGGCGGCACGGCGCGGAGCAGCAGCCAGAGCAGCGGCAGCACGATCAGCGCCCAGAGCAGGAGCGGCGCGGTAAAGCCTATGGGACCGATGGCAAACATCAGCGGCCATGCTCCAGTGCACCGTAGAGCCAGAGCAGCGCAGATTGCGCGGGCGTATCGGTGTGATGGGTGGAAAACTGCCAGCCGGTCGTGCGGGCGAGTGCCTCCAGCCGGTCCTTGCGGGCGGCGAGACGGTCGAGATAGCGGGCGCGCAAATCACCGGCCTTGCGGGTTTCATGCGCAAGGGAGCCGCCCATGCTTTCAAAGATGGTGCGCCCGTCGAAGGGAAACTCTTCTTCCACCGGATCGAGGATCATCAGCATCGCGCCGCGCACGCCCCGGTCGGCGGCGCGAGACAGGGCGGCTTCGGCGGCGTCGATCTCGCCCATGAAATCAGAGAGGAAGACGGCGCGGGAGTGCAGCGGCAGGGTGTCGCCGCGCGGTGCGCCATAGTCGGGGCCGGGCAGCGCCTTTTCTTCAGCCTCCATCGCGCCGCCAAGGGCATCGGCGATGCGGATCAATTGCAGCGGGCCGGAGCGGGCGGGCTGGTCGAGGCGGGCGAGGCCCACGCGCTCGCCGCCGCGCACCAGCAGCACGGCGATGGCCAACGACAGCAGCCGGGCGCGGCCTGCCTTTGAGGGGCGTTTGCCCGGCTCGCCGGAAAAGCGCATCGACATCGCCTCGTCGCACCAGAGCATGACCGATTGCGCGGCCTGCCACTCCTTTTCGCGGACGAAGTGCTGATCGGACTTGGCGGAGCGGCGCCAGTCGATGCTACGGGCTTCGTCGCCCACCGCCAGCGGGCGGTATTGCCAGAACTCATCGCCCATGCCCGAGCGGCGGCGGCCGTGGGCACCCAGCAGCACGGTTTGGGCCAGATGCTCGGCATCTGCCAGAAGTGGGGGCAGCGCGGCAGCGAGCCCCTCGGCCTTCGAGCGCAGCCCGCGCCCGACGCCGGCGTGAAGAGCAACTGGACCGGCGTCGCTCAAGCGGCGGCCTCCACGCGGGTGACGCTTTGGGCAACGGCGCGGATCACGGCAGAAAGCTCTTCGCCCCGCGCACGGGCGGCGAAGGAGAGCGCCATGCGGTGCGTCAGCACCGGCGCGGCCATCGCCAGCACATCCTCGGCGGAGGGCACGAGGCGGCCTTCCAGCAGGGCGCGGGCGCGCACCGTCATCATCAGCGCCTGTGCCGCACGCGGGCCGGGGCCCCAGCTGACCGAGCGCTGCACCTGTTCGGGCGCGGTCGGGTCTTCGGGGCGGCAGGCGCGGACAAGGTCGAGGATCAGCTCGACCACGGAGTCGCCCACCGGCATGCGCCGCAGCAGGCCCTGCGCCGCGATCAACTCTTCGGCAGAGAATATCTGGTGGCTCGCTGCCTCTTCGGCGCCAGTGGTGGCAAGGATGATGTCACGCTCGGTGTCGCGGTCGGGGTATTCGACGTCGATCTGCACGAGGAACCGGTCAAGCTGGGCCTCGGGCAGCGGATAGGTGCCCTCCTGCTCGATCGGGTTTTGCGTGGCGAGCACGTGGAAGGGCTTTTCCAGCACCCGGTGCTGGCCGCCGACAGTGACCTCCTTTTCCTGCATCGCTTGCAGCAGGGCGGATTGGGTGCGCGGGCTAGCACGGTTGATCTCATCGGCCATCAGCAGCTGGCAGAAAATCGGGCCCTCGATGAAGCGGAAGGCGCGGGAGCCGTCCTCGGCGGTTTCCAGCACCTCGGAGCCGAGAATATCGGCGGGCATCAGATCGGGGGTGAACTGGATGCGGCTGCCGTTCAGCCCCATCACGGTGGAAAGCGTATCGACCAGCCGGGTTTTGCCGAGGCCGGGCAGGCCGATCAGCAGGCCGTGGCCGCCGCAGACAAGCGCCGACAACACGAGGTCTACCACCTTCTCCTGGCCGATGAACCGGCGGGAGATGGAGGCCCGCGCCTGGCCCAGCTTTTCGGCCAGCGCCTCGATTTCTGGCACGAGGCCCGCGTCGTCGGACATGACATTTCTCCTTGGTCGGCTAGGTTATGGCCTAGTAAGCCATCTATCGCATGTGAGACCAATGGCGAAATCGAAGGCCAGACAAGATATTGTGAAACCAGACGCCCAAAGCATCGAAACCGCGGCCCGCAGCGCCGCCAAAACCGGCAAGCTGCCGCCGGTTCACCTGTGGAACCCCGAGTTTTGCGGCGATCTCGACATGCGGATTGCCCGCGATGGCACGTGGTTTTACCTCGGAACGCCGATTGGCCGGCCCGAGCTGGTGCGGCTGTTCTCGACCATCCTGAAGAAGGAAGGCGCGGATTACTTTCTCGTGACCCCGGTGGAGAAGGTCGGGATCACCGTGGATGACGCACCATTTGTCGCGGTGGATTTCACCCCCCATGGCGAGGGCAAGGCGCAGGTGCTGCGGTTTGAGACCAACGTGGGCGATTTCACCGAAGCCGGGCCGGAGGACCCGATTCGGGTGGAGCGCGACCCTGACACCGGCGAGCCATCGCCCTATGTGCATGTGCGCGCCGGGCTGGAGGCGCTGATCGACCGCAAGAGCTTTTACCGGCTGGTGGAGGTTGGCTGCGTGGAGGACGCGTGGTTTGGGCTTTGGTCGGGCGGTAAGTTCTTTCGCATCATCCCCGCCGCCGAACTGCCCTGAACGCGTGTTCAATTGAGCGCCTTGCGGCGCATTGCTTTTGGTCTTGAGATATTTTCAGCAAGAAAATGAGCAGGTTGCGCGAAACTTGCGAGCGGCTGGTGGCTCCTGACAGGTAGGTGTCAGGAGGGGGGTGCGATGATGGGGCATCGAAACCTGTCTGAGGATGCCCGTGATGACCGAGACAATGACCAACCCCGCCGATGTGAAGGCCCTGCCGAAGGATGCGCTTGTTTGGTGCGAGATCCCGGTGCGCGATCTGGATGCTGCCATTGAGTATTACGGCAAGGTGCTGGGCAATCCGCTCGCCAAGGATGAGAGCGGGGCGAACCCGATTGCCATGCTGCCGGTGAAATCGCCGATGGATGGCACGGCGGGGCATCTTTACCCCGGCAAACCAGCGGGCGATGGCAACGGCGTGACCGTGCA from Oceanicola sp. D3 includes the following:
- a CDS encoding DUF4159 domain-containing protein, producing MFAIGPIGFTAPLLLWALIVLPLLWLLLRAVPPAPIRRRFPGVALLLGLEDEDSQTDRTPWWLLLLRMLAVAAIIIGFAGPVLNPEERREGTGPLLIALDGGWADARDWPGRMARIEGLLADAAATDRPVAVVSLTALPAPGELPMLAAAAWGPRLAGLEPMAWTPESGDAVAWVESLGEGFETYWLSDGLAHEGRADVLAAFEDKGPVTVFESPRRPLGLRPARFEDGQVRLTVLRPDETAAQTATVLAYGRDPSGTERVLARAEAAFEAEATEAEVALVLPAELRNRITRFELQAARGAGAVSLTDDGLRRREVALIAGREDREGLELLSPLHYLQRALEPTADLVEGTLPDILLANPDAIVFADVADLPQAEKDDLLEWVEEGGMLLRFAGPQLAASDLSRRDEDPLMPVRLREGGRSVGGAMSWGEPKALRPFPENSPFYGLGLPDDVTVTAQVMAQPDPDLADRVIAALADGTPLVTRKRIGQGSVVLFHVTANAEWSSLPLSGLFVQMLERLAISTRPATPEASELEGTVWTPERVLDGFGMVQDAGTLAGVDGADLGAALAGDAPIGPALRPGLYAGEDRLIALNVLGDTATLEPVTWPARIPVEGLAVSRETALKGFVLTAALVALALDIIASLWLGGRLFAPRAKGIARRSSAAGALLIAALVAATPDGAQAQTDEAAEIFALDATTEVVLAHVITGDPRLDEVAHAGLTGLSDTLFRRTSIEPAEPIAVNLETDELAFFPFLYWPVSPNQPIPSAEAYAKLNRYLRTGGMILFDTRDADIGGFGAATPEGRKLQELAAPLDVPPLEPIPQDHVLTRTFYLLQDFPGRWASRDVWVEAAPPDAEVVEGMPFRNLNDGVTPVVIGGNDWAAAWAVENNGAAMFPVGRGYAGEQQREIAYRFGVNLIMHVLTGNYKSDQVHVPALLDRLGQ
- a CDS encoding DUF58 domain-containing protein — its product is MSDAGPVALHAGVGRGLRSKAEGLAAALPPLLADAEHLAQTVLLGAHGRRRSGMGDEFWQYRPLAVGDEARSIDWRRSAKSDQHFVREKEWQAAQSVMLWCDEAMSMRFSGEPGKRPSKAGRARLLSLAIAVLLVRGGERVGLARLDQPARSGPLQLIRIADALGGAMEAEEKALPGPDYGAPRGDTLPLHSRAVFLSDFMGEIDAAEAALSRAADRGVRGAMLMILDPVEEEFPFDGRTIFESMGGSLAHETRKAGDLRARYLDRLAARKDRLEALARTTGWQFSTHHTDTPAQSALLWLYGALEHGR
- a CDS encoding MoxR family ATPase, with product MSDDAGLVPEIEALAEKLGQARASISRRFIGQEKVVDLVLSALVCGGHGLLIGLPGLGKTRLVDTLSTVMGLNGSRIQFTPDLMPADILGSEVLETAEDGSRAFRFIEGPIFCQLLMADEINRASPRTQSALLQAMQEKEVTVGGQHRVLEKPFHVLATQNPIEQEGTYPLPEAQLDRFLVQIDVEYPDRDTERDIILATTGAEEAASHQIFSAEELIAAQGLLRRMPVGDSVVELILDLVRACRPEDPTAPEQVQRSVSWGPGPRAAQALMMTVRARALLEGRLVPSAEDVLAMAAPVLTHRMALSFAARARGEELSAVIRAVAQSVTRVEAAA
- a CDS encoding DUF1285 domain-containing protein gives rise to the protein MAKSKARQDIVKPDAQSIETAARSAAKTGKLPPVHLWNPEFCGDLDMRIARDGTWFYLGTPIGRPELVRLFSTILKKEGADYFLVTPVEKVGITVDDAPFVAVDFTPHGEGKAQVLRFETNVGDFTEAGPEDPIRVERDPDTGEPSPYVHVRAGLEALIDRKSFYRLVEVGCVEDAWFGLWSGGKFFRIIPAAELP
- a CDS encoding VOC family protein → MTETMTNPADVKALPKDALVWCEIPVRDLDAAIEYYGKVLGNPLAKDESGANPIAMLPVKSPMDGTAGHLYPGKPAGDGNGVTVHLAVPALETALERVLEAGGRVLPGIIPIPFGRFAYTVDPDGNSIGLFETKD